One Hevea brasiliensis isolate MT/VB/25A 57/8 chromosome 5, ASM3005281v1, whole genome shotgun sequence genomic region harbors:
- the LOC110654639 gene encoding translationally-controlled tumor protein homolog, whose product MLVYQDLLTGDKLLSDSFPYKEIEKGMLWEVEGKWVVQGAIDVDIGANPSVEGGEEDEGVDDQAVRVIDIVDTFRLQEHPAFDKKQFVTYMKRYIKLLTPKLEPEKQELFNKHI is encoded by the exons atGCTCGTTTATCAGGATCTTCTCACAG GTGATAAGCTTCTCTCCGACTCATTCCCATACAAGGAAATCGAGAAAGGGATGTTGTGGGAAGTTGAGGGAAAG TGGGTTGTTCAGGGAGCAATTGATGTAGACATTGGTGCGAACCCTTCTGTAGAAggtggagaagaagatgaaggtgttgATGACCAAGCTGTCAGGGTTATCGATATTGTTGACACATTTAGGCTTCAG GAGCATCCTGCTTTTGACAAAAAGCAGTTTGTTACCTACATGAAGAGGTACATCAAATTGCTGACACCCAAATTGGAGCCAGAGAAGCAAGAGTTGTTCAACAAGCATATTTAA